A genomic region of Enterobacter hormaechei ATCC 49162 contains the following coding sequences:
- a CDS encoding type IV pilus twitching motility protein PilT — translation MDVEEIVALSVKHNVSDLHLCSDSPPRWRRSGRLEPAPFPPPDVEALLKAWLNDEQQGAWWANGQVDFAVTLAGRQRLRGSAFKHMHGVSIALRLLPLTCPQLSALGVPRAIPELLSNDNGLILVTGATGSGKSTTLAAMVDFLNHHTDGHILTLEDPVEFMYQSERCLIQQREIGQHSPSFAEALRSALREDPDVILLGELRDSETIRLALTAAETGHLVLATLHTRGAAQAIERLVDTFPAQEKDPVRNQLAGSLRAVLAQKLRQDVQGGRVALYELLVNTSAAANLIREGKTWQLPGIVQTGQQAGMQNFEQSLAERRAQGRL, via the coding sequence ATGGATGTGGAAGAAATTGTGGCCCTTAGTGTAAAGCATAACGTCTCCGATCTACACCTGTGCAGTGATTCGCCGCCGCGCTGGCGCAGGTCAGGCCGTCTTGAACCAGCGCCGTTTCCGCCCCCGGATGTGGAGGCGTTATTAAAAGCGTGGCTCAACGACGAACAGCAGGGCGCATGGTGGGCAAACGGGCAGGTGGATTTTGCCGTTACCCTCGCAGGCCGTCAGCGGCTGCGCGGCAGTGCGTTTAAGCATATGCACGGCGTTTCGATCGCGCTGCGGCTGTTGCCGCTGACGTGCCCGCAGCTCTCTGCGTTAGGTGTGCCGCGAGCGATCCCGGAACTGCTGTCCAATGACAATGGCCTGATTCTGGTCACCGGCGCCACCGGCAGCGGGAAATCGACCACTCTGGCCGCGATGGTGGATTTCCTCAATCACCACACGGACGGGCATATTCTGACCCTGGAAGATCCGGTGGAGTTTATGTACCAGAGCGAACGGTGTCTGATCCAGCAGCGGGAAATTGGCCAGCACAGCCCCTCCTTTGCCGAGGCCCTGCGCAGCGCGCTGCGTGAAGATCCGGATGTGATTCTGCTGGGTGAGTTGCGCGACAGCGAAACAATACGCCTGGCACTGACGGCGGCGGAAACCGGCCATCTGGTGTTAGCCACGCTGCACACGCGCGGTGCAGCGCAGGCGATTGAGCGCCTGGTCGATACCTTCCCGGCGCAGGAGAAAGATCCGGTGCGCAATCAGCTGGCGGGAAGCCTACGTGCGGTACTGGCGCAAAAACTGCGTCAGGATGTCCAGGGCGGGCGCGTGGCGCTGTATGAGCTACTGGTGAATACGTCGGCGGCGGCAAACCTGATCCGCGAAGGCAAAACCTGGCAACTACCGGGCATTGTTCAAACGGGGCAGCAGGCGGGGATGCAGAACTTTGAGCAGAGTCTGGCGGAGCGACGGGCGCAGGGGCGGCTGTAG
- the ruvX gene encoding Holliday junction resolvase RuvX: MSGTLLAFDFGTKSIGVAVGQRITGTARPLTALKANDGTPDWNLIERLLKEWQPDDVIVGLPLNMDGTEQPLTARARKFANKIHGRFGVSVKLHDERLSTVEARAGLFEHGGFRALNKGSVDSASAVIILESYFEQGY, encoded by the coding sequence ATGAGCGGCACCCTTCTCGCCTTCGACTTCGGCACCAAAAGCATCGGCGTCGCCGTAGGTCAACGGATCACCGGCACCGCTCGCCCACTCACGGCGCTGAAAGCCAATGACGGCACGCCAGACTGGAACCTTATTGAGCGCTTGCTCAAAGAGTGGCAGCCGGACGACGTGATTGTCGGCCTGCCGCTGAACATGGACGGCACCGAGCAGCCGCTTACCGCCCGCGCGCGCAAGTTCGCGAACAAAATCCATGGCCGCTTTGGCGTCTCCGTTAAGCTGCACGATGAACGTCTGAGCACCGTTGAAGCGCGCGCTGGCCTGTTCGAGCACGGTGGCTTCCGGGCGCTGAACAAAGGCAGCGTGGATTCAGCGTCAGCCGTTATTATCCTCGAAAGCTATTTCGAACAGGGTTACTGA
- a CDS encoding YggS family pyridoxal phosphate-dependent enzyme: protein MNDIAHNLAQVRDKISAAATRCGRASEEVTLLAVSKTKPASAIAEAIVAGHRAFGENYVQEGVDKIRAFRERGNTDLQWHFIGPLQSNKSRLVAEHFDWCHTLDRLRIATRLSDQRPMEMPALNVLIQINISDENSKSGIRLSELDQLAADVAALPRLTLRGLMAIPAPESSYERQFAVAQQMAVAFEALKARYDTVDTLSLGMSDDMEAAIAAGSTMVRIGTAIFGARDYTQ from the coding sequence ATGAACGACATTGCGCATAACCTGGCACAGGTCCGGGACAAAATCTCAGCCGCAGCAACGCGTTGCGGCCGTGCTTCAGAAGAAGTTACGTTGCTTGCAGTCAGCAAAACCAAGCCTGCGAGCGCCATCGCAGAAGCGATAGTCGCCGGTCATCGCGCCTTTGGTGAAAACTATGTGCAGGAAGGCGTGGATAAGATCCGTGCTTTCCGGGAGCGGGGAAATACAGATCTGCAATGGCACTTTATCGGTCCGCTACAGTCGAACAAAAGCCGACTGGTCGCAGAGCACTTCGACTGGTGTCACACCCTCGATCGTCTGCGCATTGCTACCCGTCTGAGCGACCAGCGTCCTATGGAGATGCCAGCGCTTAACGTGCTGATTCAAATCAACATCAGTGATGAAAACAGCAAGTCCGGCATTAGGCTGAGCGAACTGGATCAGCTGGCGGCTGACGTGGCGGCGCTGCCGCGCTTAACCCTGCGCGGGCTGATGGCCATTCCGGCACCAGAGTCAAGTTATGAAAGGCAGTTTGCCGTGGCACAGCAAATGGCTGTAGCATTTGAGGCGCTTAAAGCGCGCTATGACACGGTAGACACGCTTTCTCTGGGCATGTCGGACGATATGGAAGCCGCCATCGCGGCAGGCAGTACCATGGTGCGCATCGGCACGGCAATTTTCGGTGCGCGCGATTACACCCAATAA
- a CDS encoding YqgE/AlgH family protein produces MNLQHHFLIAMPALQDPIFRRSVVYICEYNEDGAMGIIINKPLENLQVEGILDKLKIPAEARLPEIRLDKPVMLGGPLAEDRGFILHTPPVFSSSIRISDNTVVTTSRDVLETLGTASQPSEVLVALGYASWEKGQLEQEILDNAWLTAPADMNILFKTPIADRWRDAAKLIGIDILTMPGVAGHA; encoded by the coding sequence ATGAATTTACAGCATCACTTTCTTATTGCCATGCCTGCTCTCCAGGATCCGATTTTCCGCCGCTCCGTGGTCTATATTTGCGAGTACAACGAAGACGGCGCGATGGGGATTATCATCAATAAACCGCTGGAAAACCTCCAGGTGGAAGGGATTCTGGACAAGCTGAAAATCCCTGCGGAAGCGCGACTGCCGGAAATCCGCCTCGATAAACCGGTGATGCTCGGCGGCCCGCTTGCAGAAGATCGTGGCTTTATCCTGCATACCCCACCGGTTTTCTCGTCCAGCATTCGAATCTCCGATAACACCGTTGTCACCACCTCTCGCGACGTGCTTGAAACGCTGGGCACTGCCAGTCAGCCTTCTGAAGTGCTGGTTGCGCTCGGCTACGCCTCCTGGGAAAAAGGGCAGCTGGAACAAGAAATTCTGGACAACGCCTGGCTGACAGCCCCTGCGGATATGAATATCCTCTTTAAAACCCCTATCGCCGATCGCTGGCGTGACGCGGCAAAACTGATTGGCATTGATATCCTGACCATGCCTGGCGTGGCGGGGCACGCGTAA